One genomic segment of Gopherus flavomarginatus isolate rGopFla2 chromosome 11, rGopFla2.mat.asm, whole genome shotgun sequence includes these proteins:
- the SLC2A10 gene encoding solute carrier family 2, facilitated glucose transporter member 10, which translates to MGRALLVLLLPATVSLLGGLMFGYELGIISGALLQLQMDFHLSCFEQEILVSSLLIGALLASLVGGILIDRHGRRRAILVSNLILLCGSLILTLAGSLIWLIFGRMTVGFAISVSSMACCIYVSEMVAAHQRGLLVSLYEAGITMGILLSYALNYIFSDMTEGWRYMFGLALAPTVIQFLSILLLPTKPVVLNLCNCDSQKGLIQLQNNEDGEEAKPEPCKEKYYSFLDLFRSRDNMKSRTLVGLGLVLFQQFTGQPNILCYASKIFRSVGFQNDSSAVLASVGLGVMKVIATLVAMVFADKAGRRVLLIAGCVVMSVSVTAIGLTSWTVPLDKARDCKTATEPNASYTIAQHPMQPVSSQPAVLYIPQTSAAGESQLSPGFALTGAEGLTKDFASTRNREIITESSRTQKMDLPNQSNEETVQNTSSPFSDTPNREHMILNWITLLSMMAFVSAFSIGFGPMTWLVLSEIYPAGIRGRAFSFCNSFNWAANLLISLSFLDLIDAVGLSWMFLLYGIVGVAAVIFIYLFVPETKGQSLEEIDQQFSRKRLLKGNTFRRRFGRRGNFARAQYQRVEHSSAS; encoded by the exons ATGG GTCGTGCATTGCTGGTCCTCCTGTTGCCTGCAACAGTCTCTCTCCTGGGTGGGTTAATGTTCGGATATGAGCTGGGGATTATCTCTGGTGCCTTACTGCAACTGCAGATGGACTTCCACCTCAGCTGCTTTGAACAGGAAATCCTCGTGAGTTCCCTGCTCATTGGGGCTCTCCTTGCCTCTTTGGTTGGTGGGATCCTCATTGACCGTCATGGAAGGAGGAGGGCGATACTGGTCAGCAACCTAATCTTGTTGTGTGGCAGCCTCATTCTGACTTTAGCAGGGTCACTTATTTGGCTGATATTTGGACGTATGACTGTAGGGTTTGCAATCTCTGTGTCATCCATGGCATGCTGCATCTATGTCTCCGAAATGGTGGCTGCTCATCAGCGAGGGCTGCTGGTGTCTCTCTACGAAGCTGGCATCACCATGGGCATCTTACTCTCTTATGCGCTGAACTACATCTTCTCAGACATGACTGAGGGGTGGAGATACATGTTTGGACTGGCTCTTGCACCAACTGTCATACAGTTTCTCAGTATCTTGCTCCTCCCGACTAAGCCTGTTGTATTAAACCTATGCAACTGTGACTCTCAGAAGGGCCTTATTCAACTGCAGAACAATGAAGATGGAGAGGAAGCAAAGCCAGAGCCATGTAAGGAGAAGTATTATTCCTTTCTTGACCTTTTCAGGTCTAGAGACAACATGAAAAGCAGGACTCTGGTTGGCCTGGGTTTGGTGCTCTTTCAGCAGTTCACCGGGCAACCTAATATTCTGTGCTATGCTTCCAAAATCTTCCGCTCCGTGGGATTTCAGAATGATTCATCTGCTGTCCTGGCTTCTGTGGGGCTTGGGGTGATGAAGGTGATTGCAACATTAGTTGCAATGGTTTTTGCAGATAAGGCAGGCAGAAGGGTATTATTGATTGCTGGGTGTGTGGTGATGTCTGTCTCCGTCACTGCTATTGGACTCACCAGCTGGACTGTTCCATTGGATAAGGCCAGAGACTGTAAGACTGCCACAGAGCCCAATGCTTCGTACACCATTGCACAACATCCCATGCAGCCAGTATCCTCCCAACCAGCTGTGTTGTACATCCCACAGACTTCAGCTGCTGGTGAAAGTCAGTTGAGTCCTGGTTTTGCTCTTACCGGAGCAGAGGGTCTTACAAAAGACTTTGCCAGCACTAGAAACAGAGAGATCATTACAGAGTCTTCCCGCACTCAGAAAATGGACCTGCCAAATCAGTCCAATGAAGAAACGGTGCAAAACACAAGCTCTCCTTTCAGTGATACTCCCAATAGGGAACATATGATTTTAAATTGGATTACTTTGCTGAGCATGATGGCCTTTGTGAGCGCATTCTCAATTGGATTTGGACCAA TGACATGGCTGGTCCTCAGTGAGATCTATCCTGCTGGAATAAGAGGAAGGGCCTTTTCCTTCTGCAACAGCTTTAACTGGGCTGCTAATTTACTGATCAGCCTCTCGTTCCTTGATCTCATTG ATGCCGTAGGCTTGTCATGGATGTTTCTTCTCTATGGAATAGTGGGAGTGGCAGCTgttatatttatttatctttttgTTCCGGAAACAAAAGGACAGTCTCTAGAGGAgatagaccagcagttctcaaggAAACG GTTGTTGAAAGGA